A genomic segment from Neodiprion lecontei isolate iyNeoLeco1 chromosome 1, iyNeoLeco1.1, whole genome shotgun sequence encodes:
- the LOC107225887 gene encoding ubiquitin thioesterase trabid isoform X3, with amino-acid sequence MNNQGEQTEGKWNCEYCTYENWPSSLKCTMCRGAKPLFGEDIYRLRDPSPQRSGSNVASGPVPQISQSTDFCNLSPQNYSQNLPSGGKWACDLCTYLNYQNTNRCAQCGHKKLVNHSTSIHSTASNLHEQLAPLRLGDPPPNPGSNLQINSPLINLHPEKYSYAQLNMPLSNTQQEKWSCPSCTYENWPKATKCIMCAHQKEKERRERSITNLGLILPSPDRDQCQKGLPSPSPPHTPYIHQAHRDENLAVAKRSSHRYERNDTLPAPQSPNNCEYERRLKQLRRHTDWCWLNACLGIVEGDNAPVEAYLASGGDPARQLTHSEVLLLNRSSAFDIGHTLVHLAIRFQREDILATLLAQIEGSGSGVKRVPSYVAPDLAEQIRRHVTNSIGLRKGSFPCCFVMDMATFALPAEFDQLKVEDLPSIVQEQMLEELLDREAQQQLEGGGGEPPALNWSLEVTERLGSRLHALWNRSAGDCLLDSVMQATWGVFDRDNTLRGALADSLQQGGQFFYPRWREYEASQAARMLDFTLEETQWQEDWENLLATAAQPGSALEQLHVFALAHILRRPIIVYGVKYVKSFRGEDIGYARFEGVYLPLLWEPSFCIRSPIALGYTRGHFTALVPIEPYPSSRIPPLAPHANVGVGGVGAMPQMQMQTTFMPLMDRDRKLLPIHFLSSEEIGREETILKQWLDVCTTEGGILVAQQKLHKKPLLVAQMLEEWLNHYRRLA; translated from the exons atgaataatcaagGTGAGCAGACGGAGGGTAAATGGAATTGCGAGTATTGTACATATGAAAATTGGCCCTCATCTTTGAAATGTACAATGTGCAGAGGGGCAAAGCCTTTATTCGGGGAAGATATTTATCGTTTGCGCGATCCAAGTCCACAGCGATCAGGTTCTAACGTAGCGTCTGGTCCAGTACCTCAAATAAGTCAGTCAACAGACTTTTGCAACCTAAGCCCTCAAAATTACAGCCAAAATTTGCCTTCAGGAGGTAAATGGGCCTGTGACTTATGCACCTACCTCAATTATCAAAATACAAATCGGTGTGCGCAGTGTGGACACAAGAAACTGGTAAATCACTCCACATCTATACATTCGACAGCCTCAAATCTACACGAACAACTAGCACCATTAAGGCTGGGCGATCCCCCGCCTAACCCAGGGTCAAACCTACAGATAAATTCTCCGTTAATTAATTTACATCCTGAAAAGTACTCCTATGCGCAGCTGAATATGCCGTTGTCTAATACGCAGCAAGAGAAATGGTCGTGTCCGTCGTGTACCTATGAAAACTGGCCAAAAGCTACGAAATGTATAATGTGTGCCCAtcagaaggaaaaagaaagaagagaaagatcCATTACTAATCTAGGACTTATCCTACCCAGTCCTGACCGGGATCAGTGTCAGAAAGGCCTTCCGTCTCCGTCTCCGCCTCATACTCCGTACATCCATCAAGCTCATCGAGATGAAAACTTGGCAGTAGCCAAAAG AAGTTCTCATAGATATGAAAGAAACGATACTTTACCGGCTCCACAATCACCCAACAATTGTGAATATGAACGCAGATTAAAACAGCTTAGGCGTCATACAGACTGGTGCTGGTTAAACGCATGCCTCGGCATAGTTGAAGGTGATAATGCACCAGTCGAAGCTTATTTGGCAAGCGGTGGAGACCCTGCTCGTCAATTGACGCATTCCGAAGTTCTCCTTTTGAACAGAAGCAGCGCTTTTGACATTGGGCATACTCTAGTTCATCTGGCAATTCG ATTCCAAAGAGAGGATATTCTAGCTACACTGTTGGCACAGATCGAAGGGTCCGGGTCGGGTGTGAAGAGAGTACCAAGTTATGTGGCACCAGATTTGGCAGAACAAATTCGTCGGCATGTAACAAATAGCATTGGACTCCGAAAAGGTTCTTTTCCATGCTGCTTTGTTATGGACATGGCTACCTTCGCACTACCTGCTGAG TTTGATCAATTGAAGGTTGAAGATCTACCTAGTATAGTTCAGGAGCAGATGCTTGAAGAGTTACTTGACAGAGAAGCACAACAACAGCTGGAAGGTGGAGGTGGAGAACCACCGGCCTTGAATTGGTCATTAGAAGTAACTGAAAGACTTGGAAGTAGATTACACGCTCTGTGGAATAGATCTGCCGGTGACTGTTTGTTGGATTCCGTAATGCAGGCAACATGGGGCGTATTCGATAGGGATAATACGTTACGTGGTGCTTTAGCTGATTCACTGCAACAGGGTGGACAATT TTTTTATCCTCGCTGGAGGGAATATGAAGCATCGCAAGCAGCGCGGATGTTAGACTTCACTCTTGAAGAAACTCAATGGCAAGAAGATTGGGAAAATCTACTAGCAACTGCAGCCCAACCTGGTAGCGCACTTGAGCAATTGCATGTCTTTGCATTAGCCCACATATTGCGAAGACCCATTATTGTTTATGGTGTCAAATACGTCAAGAGTTTTCGAGGTGAAGATATAG GTTACGCAAGATTTGAGGGAGTTTATTTACCATTGTTGTGGGAACCATCGTTTTGTATCAGATCACCAATCGCTTTGGGTTATACCCGTGGCCACTTCACAGCTTTAGTTCCAATTGAGCCATACCCATCATCAAGAATCCCACCATTAGCTCCACATGCTAATGTCGGAGTTGGCGGTGTTGGTGCCATGCCACAAATGCAAATGCAAACAACATTTATGCCATTAATGGATCGTGATCGTAAGCTTTTACCGATTCACTTCCTAAGTTCTGAAGAAATTGGCCGTGAGGAAACCATATTAAAACAGTGGCTCGACGTTTGCACAACAGAGGGCGGTATTCTAGTAGCTCAGCAAAAACTTCACAAAAAACCCCTGCTAGTCGCGCAAATGCTTGAAGAGTGGCTCAACCATTACCGAAGACTTGC ATGA
- the LOC107225888 gene encoding NADPH-dependent diflavin oxidoreductase 1 isoform X2: MDDYDIKNLISERIVIFVVATAGQGDPPTNMKKFWRFLLRKNLLANSLHNMYYGVLGLGDSSYVKYNFAAKKLSKRLAQLGGTEILSIGLADDQHDLGIDAVTVPWIEQLWTNLSTLFDIPTRIPMSDKNNIITKFNVSLIDNCSSVTAEDAYSRNDIYRHELYMNHDTIKVGRVIETTRMTSIDHFQDVRLLKFHVENAKYEPGDVVYLRPKNSAEKVHQFFDVLKNNGVFLHQNITVIVSPSEIQIPNILKQKLTLGQIVEQYWDLNYKPRKYAMEILSLITESELEKEKLIEFTTPNGQEELYNYVNRPRRNIVEVLNDFPNATKNLNIQLLFEIMSPIKPRAFSIASSLKHMPNEIDILVAVVRYKTKLAEPRLGLCSNWLASLNLGDETTLWIQRGTFNFNYSKPAILIGPGTGIAPFRAFLLEKRIMKNDLSDCLLFFGCRNQLKDYHCKKDFELMIENNKLKMFCAFSRDHDHKIYVQHKIREHRKIFWQFLENGANIYLAGSSKNMPGNVREEIVSLVKKFGELTDADAESYVSKLEKTGRYQTETWS; this comes from the exons ATGGACGattatgatataaaaaatttgatttccgAACGAATAGTTATATTCGTTGTTGCCACAGCTGGTCAAGGTGACCCACCTacaaacatgaaaaaattttggcgCTTTTTATTGCGGAAAAACTTACTGGCAAACTCGCTGCACAATATGTATTATGGAGTACTAGGACTGGGAGATAGTTCCTATGTCAAGTACAACTTTGCTGcgaaaaaattaagtaaaagaCTAGCTCAGTTAGGTGGAACAGAGATTCTATCCATTGGATTGGCCGATGATCAACACGATCTTGGTATTGATGCTGTCACAGTACCATGGATTGAACAATTATGGACTAATTTATCTACATTATTTGATATTCCTACAAGAATCCCAATgagtgataaaaataacatcATCACCAAATTTAATGTCTCTCTCATTGATAATTGCAGCTCTGTTACTGCAGAAGATGCATATTCACGCAACGATATATATAGACATGAATTATATATGAATCATGATACCATCAAAGTCGGCAGAGTTATTGAAACGACTAGAATGACTTCAATCGATCATTTTCAGGATGTTAGATTGCTGAAATTTCATGTCGAAAATGCCAAGTATGAGCCTGGGGATGTTGTTTACCTGAGGCCAAAGAATTCTGCTGAAAAAGTACATCAGTTTTTTGatgtgttaaaaaataatggagTTTTTTTACATCAGAATATAACTGTCATTGTAAGTCCTtcagaaattcaaattccTAATATATTGAAGCAGAAATTAACTCtgggacaaattgtggaacaATATTGggatttgaattataagcCAAGAAAATATGCAATGGAGATCTTGAGTCTAATAACTGAAAGTGAGTTAGAAAAGGAGAAATTAATAGAATTCACCACACCCAATGGGCAAGAAGAATTATACAATTATGTTAATAGGCCTAGacgaaatattgttgaagTTCTAAATGATTTTCCAAATGCCACAaagaatttaaatattcaattattattcgaGATTATGAGCCCAATAAAACCAAGAGCATTCAGCATTGCATCTAGCTTGAAACATATGccaaatgaaattgatattttagtCGCTGTTGTGCGGTACAAAACAAAACTTGCCGAGCCTAGGCTGGGTTTGTGCTCAAATTGGCTTGCCAGTTTGAACCTAGGAGACGAAACCACGCTTTGGATTCAAAGAGGAACTTTTAACTTCAATTACTCTAAACCGGCCATTTTGATTGGACCTGGCACTGGTATTGCACCATTCAGAGCATTTCTattagaaaaaagaataatgaaaaacgaCTTATCGGATTGTCTGCTTTTTTTTGGATGCAGGAACCAACTTAAGGATTATCATTGTAAAAAAGATTTCGAATTGATGATAGAAAATAACAAGTTGAAAATGTTTTGTGCCTTCTCAAGGGATCATGATCACAAAAT ATATGTCCAGCACAAAATACGCGAGCATAGGAAGATTTTTTGGCAATTTCTTGAAAACGGggcaaatatttatttagctGGTAGCTCGAAGAATATGCCAGGCAATGTTAGAGAAGAAATTGTCTCactggtgaaaaaattcggtGAATTAACAGATGCTGATGCTGAAAGTTATGTTAGTAAATTGGAGAAAACTGGACGCTATCAAACAGAGACTTGGAGCTAG
- the LOC107225888 gene encoding NADPH-dependent diflavin oxidoreductase 1 isoform X1, with protein sequence MTSKILILYGSETGTAQDVAEQIWRDAKRVGADCSVISMDDYDIKNLISERIVIFVVATAGQGDPPTNMKKFWRFLLRKNLLANSLHNMYYGVLGLGDSSYVKYNFAAKKLSKRLAQLGGTEILSIGLADDQHDLGIDAVTVPWIEQLWTNLSTLFDIPTRIPMSDKNNIITKFNVSLIDNCSSVTAEDAYSRNDIYRHELYMNHDTIKVGRVIETTRMTSIDHFQDVRLLKFHVENAKYEPGDVVYLRPKNSAEKVHQFFDVLKNNGVFLHQNITVIVSPSEIQIPNILKQKLTLGQIVEQYWDLNYKPRKYAMEILSLITESELEKEKLIEFTTPNGQEELYNYVNRPRRNIVEVLNDFPNATKNLNIQLLFEIMSPIKPRAFSIASSLKHMPNEIDILVAVVRYKTKLAEPRLGLCSNWLASLNLGDETTLWIQRGTFNFNYSKPAILIGPGTGIAPFRAFLLEKRIMKNDLSDCLLFFGCRNQLKDYHCKKDFELMIENNKLKMFCAFSRDHDHKIYVQHKIREHRKIFWQFLENGANIYLAGSSKNMPGNVREEIVSLVKKFGELTDADAESYVSKLEKTGRYQTETWS encoded by the exons ATGAcatcgaaaattttaatattatatgGAAGTGAAACTGGAACGGCTCAGGACGTGGCAGAACAAATTTGGAGAGATGCCAAAAG AGTTGGTGCGGACTGTTCTGTCATTTCAATGGACGattatgatataaaaaatttgatttccgAACGAATAGTTATATTCGTTGTTGCCACAGCTGGTCAAGGTGACCCACCTacaaacatgaaaaaattttggcgCTTTTTATTGCGGAAAAACTTACTGGCAAACTCGCTGCACAATATGTATTATGGAGTACTAGGACTGGGAGATAGTTCCTATGTCAAGTACAACTTTGCTGcgaaaaaattaagtaaaagaCTAGCTCAGTTAGGTGGAACAGAGATTCTATCCATTGGATTGGCCGATGATCAACACGATCTTGGTATTGATGCTGTCACAGTACCATGGATTGAACAATTATGGACTAATTTATCTACATTATTTGATATTCCTACAAGAATCCCAATgagtgataaaaataacatcATCACCAAATTTAATGTCTCTCTCATTGATAATTGCAGCTCTGTTACTGCAGAAGATGCATATTCACGCAACGATATATATAGACATGAATTATATATGAATCATGATACCATCAAAGTCGGCAGAGTTATTGAAACGACTAGAATGACTTCAATCGATCATTTTCAGGATGTTAGATTGCTGAAATTTCATGTCGAAAATGCCAAGTATGAGCCTGGGGATGTTGTTTACCTGAGGCCAAAGAATTCTGCTGAAAAAGTACATCAGTTTTTTGatgtgttaaaaaataatggagTTTTTTTACATCAGAATATAACTGTCATTGTAAGTCCTtcagaaattcaaattccTAATATATTGAAGCAGAAATTAACTCtgggacaaattgtggaacaATATTGggatttgaattataagcCAAGAAAATATGCAATGGAGATCTTGAGTCTAATAACTGAAAGTGAGTTAGAAAAGGAGAAATTAATAGAATTCACCACACCCAATGGGCAAGAAGAATTATACAATTATGTTAATAGGCCTAGacgaaatattgttgaagTTCTAAATGATTTTCCAAATGCCACAaagaatttaaatattcaattattattcgaGATTATGAGCCCAATAAAACCAAGAGCATTCAGCATTGCATCTAGCTTGAAACATATGccaaatgaaattgatattttagtCGCTGTTGTGCGGTACAAAACAAAACTTGCCGAGCCTAGGCTGGGTTTGTGCTCAAATTGGCTTGCCAGTTTGAACCTAGGAGACGAAACCACGCTTTGGATTCAAAGAGGAACTTTTAACTTCAATTACTCTAAACCGGCCATTTTGATTGGACCTGGCACTGGTATTGCACCATTCAGAGCATTTCTattagaaaaaagaataatgaaaaacgaCTTATCGGATTGTCTGCTTTTTTTTGGATGCAGGAACCAACTTAAGGATTATCATTGTAAAAAAGATTTCGAATTGATGATAGAAAATAACAAGTTGAAAATGTTTTGTGCCTTCTCAAGGGATCATGATCACAAAAT ATATGTCCAGCACAAAATACGCGAGCATAGGAAGATTTTTTGGCAATTTCTTGAAAACGGggcaaatatttatttagctGGTAGCTCGAAGAATATGCCAGGCAATGTTAGAGAAGAAATTGTCTCactggtgaaaaaattcggtGAATTAACAGATGCTGATGCTGAAAGTTATGTTAGTAAATTGGAGAAAACTGGACGCTATCAAACAGAGACTTGGAGCTAG
- the LOC107225887 gene encoding ubiquitin thioesterase trabid isoform X2 has protein sequence MNNQGEQTEGKWNCEYCTYENWPSSLKCTMCRGAKPLFGEDIYRLRDPSPQRSGSNVASGPVPQISQSTDFCNLSPQNYSQNLPSGGKWACDLCTYLNYQNTNRCAQCGHKKLVNHSTSIHSTASNLHEQLAPLRLGDPPPNPGSNLQINSPLINLHPEKYSYAQLNMPLSNTQQEKWSCPSCTYENWPKATKCIMCAHQKEKERRERSITNLGLILPSPDRDQCQKGLPSPSPPHTPYIHQAHRDENLAVAKRSSHRYERNDTLPAPQSPNNCEYERRLKQLRRHTDWCWLNACLGIVEGDNAPVEAYLASGGDPARQLTHSEVLLLNRSSAFDIGHTLVHLAIRFQREDILATLLAQIEGSGSGVKRVPSYVAPDLAEQIRRHVTNSIGLRKGSFPCCFVMDMATFALPAEVEDLPSIVQEQMLEELLDREAQQQLEGGGGEPPALNWSLEVTERLGSRLHALWNRSAGDCLLDSVMQATWGVFDRDNTLRGALADSLQQGGQFFYPRWREYEASQAARMLDFTLEETQWQEDWENLLATAAQPGSALEQLHVFALAHILRRPIIVYGVKYVKSFRGEDIGYARFEGVYLPLLWEPSFCIRSPIALGYTRGHFTALVPIEPYPSSRIPPLAPHANVGVGGVGAMPQMQMQTTFMPLMDRDRKLLPIHFLSSEEIGREETILKQWLDVCTTEGGILVAQQKLHKKPLLVAQMLEEWLNHYRRLAQMNNAPFSRPATLQDYSSDGDTEDE, from the exons atgaataatcaagGTGAGCAGACGGAGGGTAAATGGAATTGCGAGTATTGTACATATGAAAATTGGCCCTCATCTTTGAAATGTACAATGTGCAGAGGGGCAAAGCCTTTATTCGGGGAAGATATTTATCGTTTGCGCGATCCAAGTCCACAGCGATCAGGTTCTAACGTAGCGTCTGGTCCAGTACCTCAAATAAGTCAGTCAACAGACTTTTGCAACCTAAGCCCTCAAAATTACAGCCAAAATTTGCCTTCAGGAGGTAAATGGGCCTGTGACTTATGCACCTACCTCAATTATCAAAATACAAATCGGTGTGCGCAGTGTGGACACAAGAAACTGGTAAATCACTCCACATCTATACATTCGACAGCCTCAAATCTACACGAACAACTAGCACCATTAAGGCTGGGCGATCCCCCGCCTAACCCAGGGTCAAACCTACAGATAAATTCTCCGTTAATTAATTTACATCCTGAAAAGTACTCCTATGCGCAGCTGAATATGCCGTTGTCTAATACGCAGCAAGAGAAATGGTCGTGTCCGTCGTGTACCTATGAAAACTGGCCAAAAGCTACGAAATGTATAATGTGTGCCCAtcagaaggaaaaagaaagaagagaaagatcCATTACTAATCTAGGACTTATCCTACCCAGTCCTGACCGGGATCAGTGTCAGAAAGGCCTTCCGTCTCCGTCTCCGCCTCATACTCCGTACATCCATCAAGCTCATCGAGATGAAAACTTGGCAGTAGCCAAAAG AAGTTCTCATAGATATGAAAGAAACGATACTTTACCGGCTCCACAATCACCCAACAATTGTGAATATGAACGCAGATTAAAACAGCTTAGGCGTCATACAGACTGGTGCTGGTTAAACGCATGCCTCGGCATAGTTGAAGGTGATAATGCACCAGTCGAAGCTTATTTGGCAAGCGGTGGAGACCCTGCTCGTCAATTGACGCATTCCGAAGTTCTCCTTTTGAACAGAAGCAGCGCTTTTGACATTGGGCATACTCTAGTTCATCTGGCAATTCG ATTCCAAAGAGAGGATATTCTAGCTACACTGTTGGCACAGATCGAAGGGTCCGGGTCGGGTGTGAAGAGAGTACCAAGTTATGTGGCACCAGATTTGGCAGAACAAATTCGTCGGCATGTAACAAATAGCATTGGACTCCGAAAAGGTTCTTTTCCATGCTGCTTTGTTATGGACATGGCTACCTTCGCACTACCTGCTGAG GTTGAAGATCTACCTAGTATAGTTCAGGAGCAGATGCTTGAAGAGTTACTTGACAGAGAAGCACAACAACAGCTGGAAGGTGGAGGTGGAGAACCACCGGCCTTGAATTGGTCATTAGAAGTAACTGAAAGACTTGGAAGTAGATTACACGCTCTGTGGAATAGATCTGCCGGTGACTGTTTGTTGGATTCCGTAATGCAGGCAACATGGGGCGTATTCGATAGGGATAATACGTTACGTGGTGCTTTAGCTGATTCACTGCAACAGGGTGGACAATT TTTTTATCCTCGCTGGAGGGAATATGAAGCATCGCAAGCAGCGCGGATGTTAGACTTCACTCTTGAAGAAACTCAATGGCAAGAAGATTGGGAAAATCTACTAGCAACTGCAGCCCAACCTGGTAGCGCACTTGAGCAATTGCATGTCTTTGCATTAGCCCACATATTGCGAAGACCCATTATTGTTTATGGTGTCAAATACGTCAAGAGTTTTCGAGGTGAAGATATAG GTTACGCAAGATTTGAGGGAGTTTATTTACCATTGTTGTGGGAACCATCGTTTTGTATCAGATCACCAATCGCTTTGGGTTATACCCGTGGCCACTTCACAGCTTTAGTTCCAATTGAGCCATACCCATCATCAAGAATCCCACCATTAGCTCCACATGCTAATGTCGGAGTTGGCGGTGTTGGTGCCATGCCACAAATGCAAATGCAAACAACATTTATGCCATTAATGGATCGTGATCGTAAGCTTTTACCGATTCACTTCCTAAGTTCTGAAGAAATTGGCCGTGAGGAAACCATATTAAAACAGTGGCTCGACGTTTGCACAACAGAGGGCGGTATTCTAGTAGCTCAGCAAAAACTTCACAAAAAACCCCTGCTAGTCGCGCAAATGCTTGAAGAGTGGCTCAACCATTACCGAAGACTTGC ACAGATGAACAATGCTCCATTTTCTCGACCAGCAACATTACAAGACTACAGCAGTGATGGGGATACGGAAGATGAATAA
- the LOC107225887 gene encoding ubiquitin thioesterase trabid isoform X1 gives MNNQGEQTEGKWNCEYCTYENWPSSLKCTMCRGAKPLFGEDIYRLRDPSPQRSGSNVASGPVPQISQSTDFCNLSPQNYSQNLPSGGKWACDLCTYLNYQNTNRCAQCGHKKLVNHSTSIHSTASNLHEQLAPLRLGDPPPNPGSNLQINSPLINLHPEKYSYAQLNMPLSNTQQEKWSCPSCTYENWPKATKCIMCAHQKEKERRERSITNLGLILPSPDRDQCQKGLPSPSPPHTPYIHQAHRDENLAVAKRSSHRYERNDTLPAPQSPNNCEYERRLKQLRRHTDWCWLNACLGIVEGDNAPVEAYLASGGDPARQLTHSEVLLLNRSSAFDIGHTLVHLAIRFQREDILATLLAQIEGSGSGVKRVPSYVAPDLAEQIRRHVTNSIGLRKGSFPCCFVMDMATFALPAEFDQLKVEDLPSIVQEQMLEELLDREAQQQLEGGGGEPPALNWSLEVTERLGSRLHALWNRSAGDCLLDSVMQATWGVFDRDNTLRGALADSLQQGGQFFYPRWREYEASQAARMLDFTLEETQWQEDWENLLATAAQPGSALEQLHVFALAHILRRPIIVYGVKYVKSFRGEDIGYARFEGVYLPLLWEPSFCIRSPIALGYTRGHFTALVPIEPYPSSRIPPLAPHANVGVGGVGAMPQMQMQTTFMPLMDRDRKLLPIHFLSSEEIGREETILKQWLDVCTTEGGILVAQQKLHKKPLLVAQMLEEWLNHYRRLAQMNNAPFSRPATLQDYSSDGDTEDE, from the exons atgaataatcaagGTGAGCAGACGGAGGGTAAATGGAATTGCGAGTATTGTACATATGAAAATTGGCCCTCATCTTTGAAATGTACAATGTGCAGAGGGGCAAAGCCTTTATTCGGGGAAGATATTTATCGTTTGCGCGATCCAAGTCCACAGCGATCAGGTTCTAACGTAGCGTCTGGTCCAGTACCTCAAATAAGTCAGTCAACAGACTTTTGCAACCTAAGCCCTCAAAATTACAGCCAAAATTTGCCTTCAGGAGGTAAATGGGCCTGTGACTTATGCACCTACCTCAATTATCAAAATACAAATCGGTGTGCGCAGTGTGGACACAAGAAACTGGTAAATCACTCCACATCTATACATTCGACAGCCTCAAATCTACACGAACAACTAGCACCATTAAGGCTGGGCGATCCCCCGCCTAACCCAGGGTCAAACCTACAGATAAATTCTCCGTTAATTAATTTACATCCTGAAAAGTACTCCTATGCGCAGCTGAATATGCCGTTGTCTAATACGCAGCAAGAGAAATGGTCGTGTCCGTCGTGTACCTATGAAAACTGGCCAAAAGCTACGAAATGTATAATGTGTGCCCAtcagaaggaaaaagaaagaagagaaagatcCATTACTAATCTAGGACTTATCCTACCCAGTCCTGACCGGGATCAGTGTCAGAAAGGCCTTCCGTCTCCGTCTCCGCCTCATACTCCGTACATCCATCAAGCTCATCGAGATGAAAACTTGGCAGTAGCCAAAAG AAGTTCTCATAGATATGAAAGAAACGATACTTTACCGGCTCCACAATCACCCAACAATTGTGAATATGAACGCAGATTAAAACAGCTTAGGCGTCATACAGACTGGTGCTGGTTAAACGCATGCCTCGGCATAGTTGAAGGTGATAATGCACCAGTCGAAGCTTATTTGGCAAGCGGTGGAGACCCTGCTCGTCAATTGACGCATTCCGAAGTTCTCCTTTTGAACAGAAGCAGCGCTTTTGACATTGGGCATACTCTAGTTCATCTGGCAATTCG ATTCCAAAGAGAGGATATTCTAGCTACACTGTTGGCACAGATCGAAGGGTCCGGGTCGGGTGTGAAGAGAGTACCAAGTTATGTGGCACCAGATTTGGCAGAACAAATTCGTCGGCATGTAACAAATAGCATTGGACTCCGAAAAGGTTCTTTTCCATGCTGCTTTGTTATGGACATGGCTACCTTCGCACTACCTGCTGAG TTTGATCAATTGAAGGTTGAAGATCTACCTAGTATAGTTCAGGAGCAGATGCTTGAAGAGTTACTTGACAGAGAAGCACAACAACAGCTGGAAGGTGGAGGTGGAGAACCACCGGCCTTGAATTGGTCATTAGAAGTAACTGAAAGACTTGGAAGTAGATTACACGCTCTGTGGAATAGATCTGCCGGTGACTGTTTGTTGGATTCCGTAATGCAGGCAACATGGGGCGTATTCGATAGGGATAATACGTTACGTGGTGCTTTAGCTGATTCACTGCAACAGGGTGGACAATT TTTTTATCCTCGCTGGAGGGAATATGAAGCATCGCAAGCAGCGCGGATGTTAGACTTCACTCTTGAAGAAACTCAATGGCAAGAAGATTGGGAAAATCTACTAGCAACTGCAGCCCAACCTGGTAGCGCACTTGAGCAATTGCATGTCTTTGCATTAGCCCACATATTGCGAAGACCCATTATTGTTTATGGTGTCAAATACGTCAAGAGTTTTCGAGGTGAAGATATAG GTTACGCAAGATTTGAGGGAGTTTATTTACCATTGTTGTGGGAACCATCGTTTTGTATCAGATCACCAATCGCTTTGGGTTATACCCGTGGCCACTTCACAGCTTTAGTTCCAATTGAGCCATACCCATCATCAAGAATCCCACCATTAGCTCCACATGCTAATGTCGGAGTTGGCGGTGTTGGTGCCATGCCACAAATGCAAATGCAAACAACATTTATGCCATTAATGGATCGTGATCGTAAGCTTTTACCGATTCACTTCCTAAGTTCTGAAGAAATTGGCCGTGAGGAAACCATATTAAAACAGTGGCTCGACGTTTGCACAACAGAGGGCGGTATTCTAGTAGCTCAGCAAAAACTTCACAAAAAACCCCTGCTAGTCGCGCAAATGCTTGAAGAGTGGCTCAACCATTACCGAAGACTTGC ACAGATGAACAATGCTCCATTTTCTCGACCAGCAACATTACAAGACTACAGCAGTGATGGGGATACGGAAGATGAATAA